A genomic region of Thermus hydrothermalis contains the following coding sequences:
- a CDS encoding DUF4384 domain-containing protein, with translation MRLLALVLAGLLSGCAVTLEGLTLSYRLDFTPAILRFEPDRGVGATYFVGEEVRFFLTLASPGWVSLVVVEPDGYAYTLDQFYLPRGTHALPPRAYRYVAAPPRGLHRVRAVYTEGYPGSLHLEGLYTDWDARWRVYLEASGVGRHQVAETYF, from the coding sequence ATGCGCCTTTTGGCCCTGGTGTTGGCGGGCCTCCTTTCGGGGTGTGCGGTGACCCTGGAGGGCCTCACCCTTTCCTACCGCTTGGACTTCACCCCGGCCATCCTGCGCTTTGAGCCGGACCGGGGGGTGGGGGCTACCTATTTCGTGGGGGAGGAGGTGCGGTTTTTTCTCACCTTAGCCTCCCCTGGCTGGGTGAGCCTGGTGGTGGTGGAGCCGGATGGGTACGCATATACCCTGGACCAGTTTTACTTACCTCGCGGTACCCACGCCCTGCCCCCACGGGCTTACCGCTATGTGGCAGCGCCTCCCCGAGGCCTTCACCGGGTACGGGCGGTTTACACGGAGGGTTATCCGGGCTCGCTGCACCTGGAGGGGCTTTACACCGATTGGGATGCCCGCTGGAGGGTATACCTGGAGGCTTCCGGGGTCGGCCGGCACCAGGTGGCGGAAACCTATTTTTAA
- a CDS encoding ribonuclease HII, producing the protein MEPIEAFFWRKGLRVAGLDEVGRGAWAGPIVVGAVILLPGRYPFRDSKLLTPRARARLAEEVRRVALAWALGVAEVGEVDRLGVLKATLLAAERALKALSLPPEALVTDYLPLATSLPLLAPPKADQKSPSVAAASILAKVHRDALMEELDRLYPGYGFARHKGYGTEEHQRALLALGPSPIHRRRFAPVAQASLRFPEGEDEGEGVG; encoded by the coding sequence GTGGAGCCTATAGAAGCCTTCTTTTGGCGAAAGGGTTTGCGGGTGGCTGGTCTGGATGAGGTGGGCCGGGGGGCGTGGGCGGGGCCCATCGTGGTGGGGGCGGTGATCCTGCTCCCTGGGCGTTACCCTTTCCGCGACTCCAAGCTCCTCACCCCAAGGGCCCGGGCCCGCCTGGCGGAGGAGGTGCGGCGGGTGGCCTTGGCCTGGGCCTTGGGGGTGGCGGAGGTGGGGGAGGTGGACCGGCTTGGGGTCCTAAAGGCCACCCTTTTGGCGGCGGAGCGGGCGCTTAAGGCGCTTTCCCTACCCCCCGAGGCCCTGGTCACGGACTACCTCCCCCTCGCCACCTCCCTTCCCCTCCTTGCCCCCCCCAAGGCGGACCAGAAAAGCCCCTCCGTGGCGGCGGCCAGCATCCTGGCCAAGGTGCACCGGGACGCCCTCATGGAGGAGCTGGACCGGCTTTACCCCGGCTACGGCTTCGCCCGGCACAAGGGCTACGGCACGGAGGAGCACCAAAGGGCGCTTCTCGCCTTGGGGCCTTCCCCCATCCATAGGCGGCGCTTCGCCCCCGTGGCCCAGGCTTCCTTAAGGTTTCCTGAAGGCGAGGACGAAGGGGAAGGCGTAGGCTAA